The Elusimicrobiota bacterium genomic sequence CCCTGGCACAAGCGGAAGTTATTATTAATATCCCAAAACTTAAGACACATATGTTCACAACATTCACCGGTGCAATAAAAAATTTTTATGGCAGTGTTCCGGGCGTAATGAAAGTCGCGTACCACTCAAAATTCCCGGAAGTACAAATCTTCGCACAGTTACTCCTTGACCTCTATAATTACCATAAACCCAGGATAGTTTTAACTGTTGTTGACGGTATAACCGCAATGGACGGCAACGGCCCTTCCTGGGGTAAGCCAAAACATGTTGGGATCATCGCTGCGGGAACTAACGGCTTTGCAGTTGACCACGTATTATGCGGGATCGTAGGGATTAACACCGCGCTAGTCCCGACGTTAGAACTTATGGACTACGAAATTCCTGTAGTAGAAGGCGATAAGGTAACGGGGATGACTGCGGAAGAGTTTATCCCGCCGGAATCTAATACCGTTACGGATGGGTTAATCGCACTAAAATTTATTCCACCGTCGTTACGCAAAACATTCGGGCATTACCTCTTACCAAAACCGGTAGTGGATAAGTATAAATGCCGAGGATGCCGTGTCTGCGCGGATTCATGCCCGCAAAAAACTATTGTTATGAGAAACAAAAAAGCAAGGGTCATAGATTCGGGATGTATCCGCTGCTGGTGCTGTAACGAAGTATGCCCGCATGGCGCGGTCACGCTTAAACAATCCTTCCTTGGCAAGATGTTGACCAAGATATGATAGAGGGACGCTACTTCAATTCTTTCACTTGTTGCTTATACTCAATGATTTTTTGTTTTACTTCAATAACTTCGTTTTCATACATTTTGTTATTTTGTATTTTTGCTTCAACTTTTTTTATTGCCATACATACTCCGTTATAACCAATATTACCTGTTTTCTCGCCGATTTGAGCTAAACTCATAGTTGTAAAGTATCTAAGAAAGTACATCAACTTATGCTTTAGTTCTGCCATTTTGTTTCCACCTGTATTAACCACTTCCGCCACTTTA encodes the following:
- a CDS encoding DUF362 domain-containing protein; its protein translation is MNKVAVYKCNDYNASTVMQAVTRAVDTSGGIAKFVKPGQRVYLKPNLAGPFPPDKAVTTHPAVVEAVVRLVQSVGGVPVIIDSPAGVHTGPYLKTVYSISGMEQVAKNTGAELCYDTDIIDVKYPEGKVMKNFTLTKPLAQAEVIINIPKLKTHMFTTFTGAIKNFYGSVPGVMKVAYHSKFPEVQIFAQLLLDLYNYHKPRIVLTVVDGITAMDGNGPSWGKPKHVGIIAAGTNGFAVDHVLCGIVGINTALVPTLELMDYEIPVVEGDKVTGMTAEEFIPPESNTVTDGLIALKFIPPSLRKTFGHYLLPKPVVDKYKCRGCRVCADSCPQKTIVMRNKKARVIDSGCIRCWCCNEVCPHGAVTLKQSFLGKMLTKI